In Streptomyces durocortorensis, a genomic segment contains:
- a CDS encoding DUF3492 domain-containing protein has product MRIGLLTDGGYPYATGESRLWCDRLVRGLPQHEFDLFALSRSAHQEAQGWVRLPHQVSRVRTAPLWTPEDGTLRGSGERGLLARLVTGGEQSYGRRDRARFTDHLTALAAAICTPDDTGGAPGTGPGAELFTEGLYGLAELARERGGLHLALRSETTVRILEAASRARGTGRTVQSATVPDHLVFAAELERALRPLSLDWYDQESLGAVDLCHATSGGAAALPGLLAKRFFGVPLLVTEHGVQLRAHYLAASDAPFGAPVRALLAGFHGRLATEVYRQAALVTPGNTHVRRWQQRCGADPARQRTVYPGMAAERFGPVGEDAERFGAAGAGGPATLVWVGRIEPAKDLIALLHAFAEVRRAEPGARLRIFGAPAPGLEGGAYLAHCRALAAQLFPDEATGAHTEGVCPVTFEEIGGPEVPDLAEAYRAGGVIVLSSVVEGFPVSLVEAMFCGRATVSTDVGAVVEVIGGTGLVVPPRNPKALADACVALLRDPERRARLGAAARARALELFTVEQNLAAFRGIYLELMSHTPVRREADTVNAHGDPLLFATPPEARLLGPWTRAGRLPDRSGEPEGVCAASGGPGDGDA; this is encoded by the coding sequence GTGCGGATCGGACTGCTCACCGACGGTGGCTATCCGTATGCGACCGGTGAGTCCAGACTCTGGTGCGACCGACTGGTGCGCGGGCTGCCGCAGCACGAGTTCGACCTGTTCGCCCTGAGCCGCTCCGCCCACCAGGAGGCGCAGGGCTGGGTCCGACTCCCGCACCAGGTCAGCCGGGTGCGTACCGCCCCGCTGTGGACCCCCGAGGACGGCACCCTGCGCGGCAGCGGCGAACGCGGCCTGCTGGCCCGTCTGGTGACCGGCGGCGAGCAGTCCTACGGGCGGCGCGACCGCGCACGGTTCACGGACCACCTCACCGCCCTCGCCGCCGCGATCTGCACCCCCGACGACACCGGCGGAGCCCCCGGGACCGGCCCCGGCGCGGAGCTCTTCACCGAAGGCCTCTACGGTCTGGCCGAACTGGCCCGGGAGCGCGGCGGACTCCACCTCGCCCTGCGCTCGGAGACGACCGTACGGATTCTGGAGGCCGCCTCCAGGGCCCGGGGCACCGGCCGGACCGTGCAGAGCGCCACCGTTCCCGACCACCTCGTCTTCGCCGCCGAGCTGGAACGCGCGCTGCGCCCCCTCTCGCTCGACTGGTACGACCAGGAGAGCCTCGGCGCGGTCGACCTCTGCCATGCGACCTCCGGCGGCGCGGCCGCCCTCCCGGGGCTCCTGGCCAAACGCTTCTTCGGGGTTCCGCTGCTGGTCACCGAGCACGGGGTGCAGCTGCGCGCCCACTATCTGGCCGCCTCCGACGCCCCGTTCGGCGCACCGGTGCGCGCCCTCCTCGCCGGATTCCACGGGCGTCTCGCCACCGAGGTCTACCGCCAGGCGGCGCTGGTCACCCCCGGCAACACGCATGTCCGCCGCTGGCAGCAGCGTTGCGGGGCCGACCCCGCCCGGCAGCGCACGGTCTACCCGGGCATGGCCGCCGAACGCTTCGGCCCGGTCGGTGAGGACGCCGAACGCTTCGGCGCGGCAGGCGCGGGCGGCCCCGCAACGCTGGTCTGGGTCGGCCGGATCGAGCCCGCCAAGGACCTGATCGCCCTGCTCCACGCCTTCGCCGAGGTCCGCCGCGCCGAGCCCGGCGCCCGGCTGCGGATCTTCGGCGCCCCGGCCCCGGGCCTTGAGGGGGGCGCCTATCTGGCCCACTGCCGGGCCCTGGCCGCCCAGCTCTTCCCGGACGAGGCCACCGGCGCGCACACCGAGGGCGTCTGCCCGGTCACCTTCGAGGAGATCGGCGGGCCCGAGGTCCCCGATCTCGCCGAGGCCTACCGCGCGGGCGGCGTGATCGTGCTGTCCAGCGTCGTCGAAGGCTTCCCGGTCAGCCTCGTCGAGGCCATGTTCTGCGGCCGGGCCACCGTCTCCACCGACGTCGGAGCGGTCGTCGAAGTCATCGGCGGCACCGGCCTGGTGGTGCCCCCGCGCAACCCCAAGGCGCTCGCCGACGCCTGCGTGGCGCTGCTGCGCGACCCCGAGCGCCGGGCCCGCCTGGGCGCGGCGGCCCGGGCCCGAGCGCTCGAACTCTTCACCGTCGAACAGAACCTCGCGGCATTTCGCGGCATTTATCTGGAGCTGATGTCACACACTCCGGTGCGCCGGGAGGCCGACACGGTGAACGCCCACGGCGACCCCCTCCTCTTCGCCACCCCGCCAGAGGCCCGCCTCCTCGGCCCCTGGACCCGGGCGGGGCGCCTGCCGGACCGCTCCGGCGAGCCCGAGGGCGTCTGCGCGGCCTCCGGGGGACCGGGGGACGGCGATGCGTGA
- a CDS encoding alpha/beta hydrolase, with translation MRAHRRAHRAAVRAGAVLLATVLLAGCALSGTAPEAAAPADGRPGGSSASPAPTGPKDTARTPALPSALTSQRLDWELCEAPRGGGAPGSAWRCARVDVPLDYAKPSGDTLSLALIRKEARDKGRRLGSLLFNFGGPGGSGVEILPRAAEAYGKLNTRYDLVGFDPRGVAASSGVRCRTDEEQEQAHRSIDLTPDTATEEAAFVKDAADFGAGCERRSGKLLPHVGTSNAARDLDLIRHVLGDDKLSYFGFSYGTELGGTYAHLFPRNVGRTVLDAVIDPTADGIGHARNQATGFQRALENYLRSRGENPKAGTERIARLLARIDRSPLPTDSGRELSESLAITGIVTPLYSESGWPALTAALEEAEDDGTGNGLLRLADSYNGRDEQGRYDTQSHSQRAISCADTKARPTLDEARALLPEFRRLSPVFGPLLAWDTAGWCARWPVEGEHDTPETSAPGAGPILVVGTTGDPATPYEGAQRMADELGKGVGVMLTNNGEGHGAYGGNDCVTSAVDGYFLDGKVPADGTTCG, from the coding sequence ATGCGCGCGCACCGACGGGCCCATCGGGCCGCCGTTCGAGCGGGAGCAGTCCTCCTCGCGACAGTACTGCTCGCCGGCTGTGCCCTGTCGGGGACGGCGCCGGAAGCCGCCGCACCGGCGGACGGCCGCCCCGGCGGCTCGTCCGCCTCTCCCGCTCCGACGGGCCCGAAGGACACCGCGCGGACGCCCGCCCTGCCCTCCGCCCTCACCTCCCAGCGCCTCGACTGGGAGCTCTGCGAGGCTCCGCGCGGCGGCGGGGCCCCGGGGTCCGCGTGGCGCTGCGCGCGCGTGGACGTACCGCTGGATTACGCGAAGCCGTCCGGGGACACCCTCTCCCTCGCCCTGATCCGCAAGGAGGCACGCGACAAGGGGCGGCGGCTCGGTTCGCTGCTGTTCAACTTCGGCGGCCCGGGCGGTTCGGGCGTGGAGATACTGCCGCGCGCGGCGGAAGCGTACGGAAAGCTCAACACCCGCTACGACCTGGTGGGGTTCGATCCGCGCGGGGTCGCGGCCAGCTCCGGGGTGCGCTGCCGCACCGACGAGGAGCAGGAGCAGGCCCACCGCAGCATCGACCTGACCCCGGACACGGCGACGGAGGAGGCCGCGTTCGTCAAGGACGCCGCGGACTTCGGCGCGGGCTGCGAGCGCCGTTCCGGCAAACTCCTCCCCCATGTCGGCACGTCCAACGCCGCCCGCGACCTGGACCTGATCCGGCATGTCCTGGGCGACGACAAGCTGTCCTACTTCGGCTTCTCCTACGGTACGGAGCTGGGCGGTACGTACGCGCACCTCTTCCCGCGGAACGTGGGACGCACGGTGCTGGACGCGGTCATCGACCCCACGGCCGACGGCATAGGGCACGCCCGCAACCAGGCCACGGGCTTCCAGCGCGCCCTGGAGAACTACCTCAGGAGCCGCGGCGAGAACCCGAAGGCGGGCACCGAGCGCATAGCCCGGCTACTGGCCCGTATCGACAGGAGCCCGCTGCCGACCGACAGCGGCCGCGAGCTGAGCGAATCCCTCGCCATCACCGGCATCGTCACCCCGCTGTACTCCGAGTCCGGCTGGCCCGCCCTGACGGCCGCCCTCGAAGAGGCGGAGGACGACGGCACCGGCAACGGCCTGCTCCGGCTCGCCGACTCGTACAACGGGCGGGACGAGCAGGGCCGTTACGACACCCAGAGCCACTCCCAGCGGGCGATCTCCTGCGCCGACACCAAGGCCAGGCCCACCCTGGACGAGGCCCGTGCGCTGCTGCCGGAGTTCCGTCGGCTGTCACCGGTCTTCGGCCCGCTCCTCGCCTGGGACACCGCGGGCTGGTGTGCGCGGTGGCCGGTCGAGGGGGAGCACGACACCCCGGAGACGAGCGCCCCGGGCGCGGGCCCGATCCTCGTCGTCGGGACGACCGGCGACCCGGCCACCCCGTACGAGGGGGCACAGCGGATGGCGGACGAGCTGGGCAAGGGCGTCGGCGTCATGCTCACCAACAACGGCGAGGGGCACGGGGCGTACGGCGGCAACGACTGCGTGACGTCGGCGGTGGACGGCTACTTCCTGGACGGGAAGGTCCCGGCGGACGGTACGACCTGCGGGTAG
- a CDS encoding DUF3152 domain-containing protein yields MGRHSRKGSKATRPDAAAAAPGGERAAPRPAPGTGRRRRTGPAPTGDGRSPFSPDAPQVRGGHPEQREPGGGWGTGPQPRHGDGYGSPGAQPRPGDGSPTGGGSHGLPYPPHQHPAPNRRPGAVPYASGPHGPVAHQEAAARQQAVARQVSAQRAAQRAADGRVAQQPAAGPPVPGPRREFVDAFDEESPDSGVATSSAADGADGDAGEPDEHRAPRGGKGRTFTGIAAAAVTTVLAVVVAGQVAEDSGDRSSAARAADVERQSGSGEASRSDPRPTPRQPSAKPEVKPLSYADRMAKPYPLDPDLKASGTFQAVPGLAKAPGKGHKYRYRIDVEKGLSLDAGLFAEAVQKTLNDDRSWAHNGAMTFERISSGHPDFVITLASPGTTGEWCAKSGLDTTVDNVSCDSAATDRIMINAYRWARGAATFGPDKLLPYRQMLINHEVGHRLGHNHVSCRTPGAPAPVMQQQTKTLELGGIKCKPNPWVYPGS; encoded by the coding sequence GTGGGACGACACAGCCGAAAGGGCTCCAAGGCCACCCGCCCGGACGCCGCAGCGGCGGCTCCGGGCGGCGAACGCGCCGCTCCCCGCCCCGCACCCGGCACCGGCCGGCGCAGGCGGACCGGCCCCGCGCCGACCGGCGACGGGCGCTCCCCGTTCTCCCCCGACGCCCCCCAGGTCCGCGGCGGCCACCCCGAACAGCGCGAGCCGGGCGGCGGCTGGGGGACCGGCCCGCAGCCCCGTCACGGGGACGGCTACGGCTCCCCGGGCGCGCAGCCCCGCCCCGGCGACGGCTCCCCCACGGGGGGCGGGTCCCACGGCCTCCCGTATCCGCCGCACCAGCACCCCGCCCCGAACCGCCGCCCCGGCGCCGTGCCGTACGCTTCCGGCCCCCACGGCCCCGTGGCGCACCAGGAAGCCGCGGCCCGGCAGCAGGCCGTGGCGCGCCAGGTGTCCGCCCAGCGGGCGGCCCAGCGCGCCGCGGACGGCCGGGTGGCGCAGCAGCCGGCCGCCGGGCCCCCGGTGCCGGGCCCGCGCCGCGAGTTCGTCGACGCCTTCGACGAGGAGTCGCCCGATTCCGGCGTCGCCACGTCGTCGGCCGCCGACGGCGCCGACGGCGATGCGGGGGAGCCGGACGAGCACCGCGCGCCCCGGGGCGGCAAGGGGCGGACCTTCACCGGCATCGCCGCCGCCGCGGTGACCACTGTGCTCGCGGTCGTGGTGGCGGGGCAGGTCGCCGAGGACTCCGGCGACCGCTCGTCGGCCGCGCGCGCCGCCGACGTGGAGCGGCAGAGCGGCAGCGGGGAAGCCTCCCGCTCCGACCCCCGGCCGACCCCCCGGCAGCCCTCGGCCAAGCCCGAGGTCAAGCCCCTGTCGTACGCGGACAGGATGGCGAAGCCGTATCCGCTCGACCCGGACCTGAAGGCGAGCGGCACGTTCCAGGCGGTGCCCGGTCTGGCGAAGGCCCCCGGAAAGGGCCACAAATACCGCTACCGGATCGATGTGGAGAAGGGACTCTCCCTCGACGCCGGTCTTTTCGCCGAAGCCGTCCAGAAGACGCTGAACGACGACCGGAGCTGGGCGCACAACGGTGCGATGACCTTCGAGCGGATCTCCTCGGGGCACCCGGACTTCGTGATCACGCTCGCCAGCCCCGGGACCACCGGCGAATGGTGCGCCAAATCCGGCCTGGACACCACGGTCGACAACGTCTCCTGCGACTCCGCCGCCACCGACCGCATCATGATCAACGCCTATCGCTGGGCGCGGGGCGCCGCCACGTTCGGCCCGGACAAACTGCTGCCGTACCGTCAGATGCTCATCAATCACGAGGTCGGCCACCGACTGGGCCACAACCATGTGAGCTGCCGCACGCCCGGCGCCCCGGCCCCGGTGATGCAGCAGCAGACGAAGACCCTGGAGCTGGGGGGCATCAAGTGCAAGCCGAACCCCTGGGTGTACCCCGGTAGCTGA
- the moeZ gene encoding adenylyltransferase/sulfurtransferase MoeZ, which yields MSLPPLVEPAAELTVDEVRRYSRHLIIPDVGMDGQKRLKNAKVLCVGAGGLGSPALMYLAAAGVGTLGIVEFDEVDESNLQRQIIHSQADIGRSKAESAKDSVLGINPYVNVVLHEERLEADNVMEIFAQYDLIVDGTDNFATRYLVNDAAVLLNKPYVWGSIYRFDGQASVFWSEHGPCYRCLYPEPPPPGMVPSCAEGGVLGVLCASIGSIQVNEAIKLLAGIGDPLVGRLMIYDALEMQYRQVKVRKDPNCAVCGENPTVTELIDYEAFCGVVSEEAQEAAAGATITPKQLKEWIDGDEKIEIIDVRELNEYEIVSIPGAKLIPKNEFLMGTALQDLPQDRRIVLHCKTGVRSAEVLAVLKSAGFADAVHVGGGVIGWVNQIEPEKPVY from the coding sequence GTGTCGCTGCCACCCCTGGTCGAGCCAGCCGCTGAGCTCACCGTCGACGAGGTCCGCAGGTACTCCCGCCACCTGATCATCCCGGATGTCGGGATGGACGGACAGAAGCGCCTGAAGAACGCCAAGGTGCTCTGTGTGGGCGCCGGCGGACTCGGTTCGCCGGCCCTGATGTACCTGGCCGCGGCCGGTGTCGGCACGCTGGGCATCGTCGAGTTCGACGAGGTCGACGAGTCGAACCTCCAGCGCCAGATCATCCACAGCCAGGCCGACATCGGCCGGTCCAAGGCGGAGTCCGCCAAGGACTCCGTGCTGGGGATCAACCCGTACGTCAACGTGGTCCTTCACGAAGAGCGGCTTGAGGCCGACAACGTGATGGAGATCTTCGCGCAGTACGACCTGATCGTGGACGGCACGGACAACTTCGCCACCCGCTATCTCGTCAACGACGCCGCGGTGCTGCTGAACAAGCCGTACGTCTGGGGCTCGATCTACCGCTTCGACGGCCAGGCCTCGGTCTTCTGGTCCGAGCACGGCCCCTGCTACCGCTGCCTCTACCCGGAGCCCCCGCCGCCGGGCATGGTCCCCTCCTGCGCCGAGGGCGGCGTGCTGGGCGTGCTCTGCGCGTCCATCGGCTCCATCCAGGTCAACGAGGCCATCAAGCTGCTGGCCGGCATCGGCGACCCGCTGGTCGGCCGCCTGATGATCTACGACGCCCTGGAGATGCAGTACCGCCAGGTGAAGGTCCGCAAGGACCCGAACTGCGCGGTCTGCGGCGAGAACCCCACCGTCACCGAGCTCATCGACTACGAGGCCTTCTGCGGCGTCGTCTCCGAGGAGGCCCAGGAGGCGGCGGCCGGAGCCACGATCACTCCCAAGCAGCTCAAGGAGTGGATCGACGGCGACGAGAAGATCGAGATCATCGACGTCCGCGAGCTGAACGAGTACGAGATCGTCTCGATCCCGGGCGCCAAGCTGATCCCGAAGAACGAGTTCCTCATGGGCACAGCCCTCCAGGACCTCCCGCAGGACCGGCGCATCGTCCTGCACTGCAAGACGGGCGTCCGCAGCGCCGAGGTCCTCGCGGTCCTCAAGTCGGCGGGCTTCGCCGACGCGGTGCACGTGGGCGGCGGCGTGATCGGCTGGGTCAACCAGATCGAGCCCGAGAAGCCGGTGTACTAG
- a CDS encoding NAD-dependent epimerase/dehydratase family protein has translation MRVLLLGANGFLGRFVADRLLADPAVHLTALGRGDDADVRFDLAGGSPGALTRFLDAVHPGVVVNCAGATRGNARDLTRHNTVAVATVCEALRRSGCGARLVQVGCASEYGPSQPGSSTAEDAVPRPGGPYGVSKLAATELVLGSGLDAVVLRVFSPVGPGTPAGSPLGRLAEAMRRAMQAGDGELKLSGLGVQRDFVDVRDVARAVHAASLSAAQGVVNIGTGRAVRLRDAAAVLARVAGYAGALHELDTPPARLPIGAPRTSAESVMEHLSATPSPYPDGCGAWQQADVRTARDRLGWRPRINLEESLADIWMEAACRI, from the coding sequence ATGAGGGTGCTGCTGCTCGGAGCCAACGGATTCCTCGGCCGCTTCGTCGCCGACCGCCTGCTCGCCGACCCCGCCGTCCACCTCACGGCCCTGGGCCGCGGCGACGACGCCGACGTCCGGTTCGATCTCGCGGGCGGCAGCCCCGGGGCGCTCACCCGCTTCCTGGACGCCGTCCACCCCGGGGTCGTCGTCAACTGCGCGGGCGCCACCCGTGGCAACGCCCGCGACCTCACCCGCCACAACACCGTCGCCGTCGCCACCGTCTGCGAGGCGCTGCGCCGCAGCGGCTGCGGGGCCCGGCTCGTCCAGGTCGGCTGCGCCTCGGAGTACGGGCCCTCGCAGCCCGGCTCCTCCACCGCCGAGGACGCCGTGCCGCGCCCCGGCGGCCCGTACGGCGTCAGCAAGCTCGCCGCCACCGAGCTGGTCCTCGGCTCCGGTCTCGACGCCGTCGTGCTGCGGGTCTTCTCGCCGGTCGGGCCCGGCACCCCGGCGGGCTCCCCGCTCGGCAGGCTCGCCGAGGCGATGCGCCGGGCCATGCAGGCGGGCGACGGCGAGCTGAAGCTCAGCGGCCTCGGCGTGCAGCGGGACTTCGTCGACGTGCGGGACGTGGCGCGGGCCGTCCACGCCGCCTCGCTCTCCGCCGCCCAGGGCGTCGTCAACATCGGCACCGGACGGGCCGTCCGCCTCCGTGACGCGGCCGCCGTCCTGGCGAGAGTCGCCGGGTACGCGGGCGCGCTCCACGAGCTGGACACGCCCCCCGCACGCCTGCCCATCGGGGCCCCGCGCACCTCCGCCGAGTCCGTCATGGAGCACCTCTCGGCCACCCCGTCCCCGTATCCGGACGGGTGCGGCGCCTGGCAGCAGGCCGATGTCCGCACCGCGCGGGACCGGCTCGGCTGGCGGCCCCGGATCAACCTGGAGGAGTCGCTCGCGGACATCTGGATGGAGGCGGCGTGCCGCATCTGA
- a CDS encoding spherulation-specific family 4 protein gives MPHLTAPDAARRTAGGEQLGFGVPGYAHPLLAPAEWAELVRPGTPLHWAVLNIAEGPGCRPDPHCLAAAGRLRNARERALHGGAPDDTVRASGGRLLGHLDLAFGERSFGDLIADARAFIDWYRVGGFYLARCPAERAGLPDVRRLTGTLHALLAESDSADGGGRLVLGHGTHPYPGYAEAADQLVTFQGPWTDYRWSQVAEWTADYPPERFAHFVHGVPRTHLEEAMRIARWQGAGTIFFTDRDGRDGRNGQNDPFAALPRYWDEIVSRIGPGISE, from the coding sequence GTGCCGCATCTGACCGCTCCCGACGCCGCCCGCCGGACCGCGGGCGGCGAACAGCTCGGCTTCGGCGTCCCGGGCTACGCCCACCCGCTGCTCGCCCCCGCCGAGTGGGCCGAGCTGGTCCGCCCCGGCACGCCGCTGCACTGGGCCGTCCTCAACATCGCGGAGGGCCCCGGCTGCCGGCCCGACCCGCACTGCCTGGCGGCGGCGGGCAGGCTGCGCAACGCCCGGGAACGCGCCCTGCACGGCGGGGCCCCGGACGACACCGTCCGGGCCTCCGGCGGCAGGCTGCTGGGCCACCTCGACCTGGCCTTCGGCGAGCGGTCCTTCGGCGATCTGATCGCCGACGCCCGTGCCTTCATCGACTGGTACCGGGTCGGCGGCTTCTACCTCGCCCGCTGCCCGGCCGAGCGGGCCGGGCTGCCGGACGTCCGCCGTCTCACCGGCACGCTCCACGCCCTGCTGGCGGAGAGCGACAGCGCGGACGGCGGCGGCCGCCTGGTCCTGGGGCACGGGACCCATCCGTACCCCGGTTACGCGGAGGCCGCCGACCAGCTGGTCACCTTCCAGGGCCCCTGGACCGACTACCGCTGGTCACAGGTGGCCGAGTGGACGGCGGACTACCCGCCCGAGCGGTTCGCCCACTTCGTCCACGGTGTCCCGCGCACCCACCTGGAGGAGGCCATGCGCATCGCCCGCTGGCAGGGCGCCGGGACGATCTTCTTCACCGACCGGGACGGACGGGACGGACGGAACGGGCAGAACGATCCATTCGCGGCGCTGCCCAGGTACTGGGACGAAATCGTCTCGCGGATCGGACCTGGTATCTCGGAATGA